In Oryza sativa Japonica Group chromosome 3, ASM3414082v1, one DNA window encodes the following:
- the LOC4334376 gene encoding uncharacterized protein encodes MTSRTHWFSWPRCPSSPARTTPSSGGDDAKGKGKMPEFAEEDVLTGDEEDVLTGEDVFLGKAKKVEFAGGEDDGDNDINWQDVLLLWPSSSSSPWELTKTANLPNQWLDDESSFVADLTFSFEGHGFWADLLCGVLFCSCDDLLSDKVDRVDFSFINLPMGYQADVRYTGQVAAPEVYRTMGYAGGSIRFISIDGFLEYINPGDRYVTLWRLLLKSNTWVKEYEISLKELWNQQEFCNANLPMSMTPMYPILSSLEEHIIYFMLGEFNQDRDGIAFPVGAYYLLQVDMSCGRIVSSAPLPSACSLAPVVGGSDFISYLPHDTLYDRDVLSSVVSQSMSGCYQFGPATGLV; translated from the exons ATGACCAGTCGTACGCACTGGTTCTCATGGCCAAGATGCCCAAGTtcgccggcgaggacgacgcCAAGTTCCGGCGGGGACGACGCCAAGGGCAAGGGGAAGATGCCGGAGTTCGCTGAGGAAGACGTTCTCACTGGAGACGAGGAAGACGTTCTCACCGGAGAAGACGTCTTCCTGGGCAAGGCCAAGAAGGTGGAGTTCGCCGGtggagaagacgacggcgacaaCGACATCAACTGGCAAGATGTCCTTCTCCTGTGGCCTTCGTCGTCCTCTTCGCCGTGGGAGCTGACCAAGACGGCCAACCTACCCAACCAGTGGCTGGACGATGAGAGCTCGTTCGTAGCCGACCTGACTTTCTCGTTTGAGGGACATGGTTTTTGGGCGGATCTCCTGTGCGGCGTACTGTTTTGCTCTTGTGATGACCTACTCTCCGACAAGGTTGATCGGGTGGACTTCAGCTTCATCAATCTTCCTATGGGATATCAAGCTGATGTCCGGTACACAGGGCAGGTGGCAGCACCAGAAGTTTATCGCACCATGGGTTATGCTGGGGGATCCATCCGATTCATCTCCATCGATGGATTCCTTGAGTACATCAATCCCGGGGATCGCTATGTGACATTATGGAGGCTGCTGCTGAAGAGTAACACTTGGGTGAAAGAATATGAGATCAGTCTAAAGGAGTTGTGGAATCAACAAGAATTTTGTAATGCAAACCTGCCGATGAGTATGACACCAATGTACCCCATCCTGAGCTCGCTAGAGGAACATATCATCTACTTCATGTTAGGCGAGTTCAACCAAGATCGGGATGGGATCGCCTTCCCAGTCGGTGCTTACTACTTACTTCAGGTTGACATGAGCTGTGGGAGAATCGTGTCGTCTGCACCCCTCCCTTCTGCATGCAGTTTGGCGCCAGTCGTCGGTGGCTCTGATTTCATAAGTTACCTCCCTCATGATACTCTTTATGACAGAGATGTGCTAAGCTCAGTTGTATCCCAAAGTATGTCAGGCTGTTATCAGTTCGGCCCTGCAACTGGTTTG GTATGA
- the LOC107280339 gene encoding protein argonaute MEL1-like — MAAYCDGGGGRGDPSGGGGGGGVGAPPYRPAAGSVWSLPGMTPRPPGPPPKYQQPGHQPAVVYRAPSAKEVEQKLFVSETALAPPAAAASASAGEAPVSKKGLAHPTRRPGFGTAGNEVMIRANRFLVNVADNNHYSRTS; from the coding sequence ATGGCGGCCTACTGCGACGgaggcggtggccgcggcgaccccagcggtgggggaggcggcggcggcgttggagcCCCGCCGTACCGTCCCGCTGCTGGCTCCGTGTGGTCGCTGCCGGGGatgacgccgcggccgccaggGCCTCCTCCGAAGTACCAGCAACCCGGGCACCAGCCGGCCGTCGTCTACAGGGCGCCGTCGGCCAAGGAGGTCGAGCAGAAGCTGTTCGTGTCGGAGACCGCGCTAGCGCCacccgcagcggcggcgtccgcgTCCGCTGGCGAGGCGCCGGTGTCGAAGAAGGGGCTCGCCCACCCTACgcggcggccggggttcggAACGGCCGGGAACGAGGTGATGATccgcgcgaaccgcttcctcgTCAACGTCGCCGACAACAACCACTACAGCAGAACAAGCTAG
- the LOC4334374 gene encoding LOW QUALITY PROTEIN: protein argonaute 13-like (The sequence of the model RefSeq protein was modified relative to this genomic sequence to represent the inferred CDS: inserted 2 bases in 1 codon), translated as MGLSLNIDISATSFFKPVTVIQFVEEFLNIRDTSRPLSDRDRVKIKKALRGVRIETNHQEDQIRRYKITGITPIPMSQLIFPVDDNGTRKTVVQYFWDRYNYRLKYASWPCLQSGSDSRPVYLPMEVCKIVEGQRYSKKLNNKQVTNILRATCQRPQQREQRIHEMVLHNKYTDDRFAQEFGIKVCNDLVSVPARVLPPPMLKYHDSGREKTCAPSVGQWNMINKKMINGGTVDNWTCLSFSRMRPEEVQRFCGDLIQMCNATGMSFNPRPVVDVRSSNPNNIENALRDVHSRTSELLAREGKGGLQLLIVILLEVSGSYGKIKRVCENDLGIVSQCCLPRHASRPNKQYLENVALKINVKVGGRNTVLERAFIRNGIPFVSEVPTIIFGADVTHSTXGEDSASSIAAVVASMDWPEITKYRGLVSAQSHRQEIIEDLFSVGKDPVKVVNGGMIREFLIAFRKKTGRRPERIIFYRDGVSEGQFSRVLLHEMDAIRKACASLEEGYLPPVTFVVVQKRHHTRLFPEVHGRRDMTDKSGNILPGTVKDRQICHPTEFYFYLCSHAGIQGTSRPTHYHVLYDENHFTADELQTLTNNLCYIYARCTHAVSVVPPAYYSHLAASHAHCCIKGHSSGSGSTPGNEHDIVKNSAPTLQILVKVLDFQIVPLTMKLKSSAEDIVALALSKHRVSLHDVYVYHGRRVIAKSLTLESLKADRDSTFLIMPRMRGGCNDTIGGFKCIPLEQHIRSLGDSLFEIIWIPPDLRVSGFCSYLIILGKPARKIICQLLKLLEIIHAANRFASRFTIADLVFLPDLGCIAFKKGVKIRWNLRREEYKLNMGDVASIISCWFRFNRRKLEALEAGIHELRPGQGDSPMFVDILVKDLRSPTHETGLSANYRGFYKNCSALRSCSAHMNLFTSLDIRKDFMVGSADWGNFVKALGDIKLPGWYRTAMRSPEMRKVLFFEFNDPHTGELRGKRYRALSVFSWLEFARIFIKHMKKGLCTDKQATALLCVIFSNIVPVVEKKLTYSYRPPAKEKSNESFTVEEILDPS; from the exons ATGGGCCTTTCGCTGAATATAG ATATATCTGCAACATCATTTTTTAAGCCTGTGACAGTGATCCAATTTGTGGAGGAGTTCCTGAACATACGTGACACCTCAAGACCTTTGTCAGACCGGGATCGTGTGAAG ATAAAGAAAGCATTACGTGGGGTTCGCATTGAAACAAACCACCAAGAGGACCAAATCAGAAGATACAAAATAACAGGGATTACCCCCATTCCTATGAGCCAGCTGAT ATTTCCTGTTGATgataatgggacaaggaagacTGTTGTTCAGTACTTCTGGGATAGGTACAATTACAGACTGAAGTATGCTTCTTGGCCCTGCCTACAGTCTGGCAGTGATTCTCGTCCTGTATACTTGCCTATGGAG GTGTGCAAGATTGTAGAAGGGCAGAGGTACTCCAAGAAGCTTAACAACAAACAGGTGACCAACATCCTTAGAGCAACCTGTCAACGCCCCCAGCAGAGGGAACAGAGAATTCATGAG ATGGTTCTCCACAACAAGTATACAGATGATAGGTTTGCTCAGGAGTTCGGCATCAAGGTCTGCAATGACCTAGTCTCTGTTCCAGCCCGTGTGCTGCCTCCACCCATG TTGAAGTATCATGATTCTGGAAGGGAGAAAACTTGTGCACCCAGTGTTGGACAGTGGAACATGATTAACAAG AAAATGATCAATGGAGGAACTGTGGATAACTGGACATGTCTGAGTTTTTCACGAATGCGTCCAGAGGAGGTACAAAGGTTCTGTGGTGACCTGATTCAGATGTGCAATGCCACTGGAATG TCTTTCAATCCAAGACCAGTTGTGGATGTCCGGTCATCAAATCCTAACAATATAGAGAATGCTCTGAGGGATGTTCACAGCAGAACATCAGAACTGCTAGCCAGAGAGGGAAAGGGAGGCCTGCAGCTTTTAATTGTAATTCTGCTTGAAGTTAGTGGTTCTTATG GGAAAATTAAAAGGGTATGTGAGAATGACCTTGGCATTGTATCTCAATGTTGTTTGCCAAGGCATGCCAGCAGGCCGAACAAGCAATATTTGGAAAATGTTGCACTCAAAATCAATGTCAAG GTCGGAGGGCGCAACACTGTTCTTGAGCGAGCCTTTATCCGCAATGGCATACCATTTGTGTCAGAAGTCCCAACAATCATCTTTGGTGCTGATGTCACACACTCCAC TGGAGAGGACTCTGCATCATCTATTGCTGCG GTTGTGGCATCAATGGATTGGCCTGAAATCACCAAATACCGAGGTCTGGTCTCTGCTCAATCACATAGACAGGAGATAATAGAAGATCTCTTTAGTGTTGGTAAAGATCCAGTGAAGGTTGTAAATGGTGGGATGATCAG GGAGTTCCTTATCGCATTCCGCAAGAAGACTGGCAGAAGGCCTGAGAGGATAATCTTCTATAG AGATGGTGTAAGTGAAGGTCAGTTCAGCCGTGTGCTTCTTCATGAAATGGATGCCATCAGAAAG GCTTGTGCATCTTTGGAGGAGGGATATCTACCACCTGTCACATTTGTAGTAGTCCAGAAAAGGCATCACACAAGGCTTTTCCCAGAGGTTCATGGGAGGCGAGACATGACTGACAAGAGCGGAAACATCCTTCCTG GAACTGTCAAGGACCGCCAGATTTGCCATCCTACAGAGTTCTATTTCTACCTGTGTAGCCATGCTGGCATACAG GGTACTAGCAGGCCAACTCATTACCATGTCCTTTATGATGAGAACCATTTTACAGCTGATGAACTTCAGACCCTGACCAACAATCTTTGCTATAT CTATGCACGATGCACCCATGCAGTGTCTGTGG TCCCACCGGCCTATTATTCTCATCTTGCTGCATCACATGCACACTGCTGCATTAAAGGACATAGTTCAGGTAGTGGCTCAACCCCTGGCAATGAGCATGACATAGTTAAAAATTCTGCTCCAACACTCCAG ATCCTTGTCAAAGTGCTGGACTTCCAAATAGTTCCACTGACAATGAAACTGAAGTCTTCAGCTGAAGACATTGTAGCTTTAGCTCTATCAAAACATCGCGTCTCTCTGCATGATGTCTATGTCTACCATGGTAGGCGAGTTATTGCCAAGAGCTTGACTCTTGAATCTTTAAAAGCAGACAGGGATTCAACTTTTCTTATAATGCCACGTATGAGGGGTGGATGCAATGATAC GATTGGCGGTTTCAAGTGCATTCCTTTAGAACAACATATCAGATCATTAGGTGATTCCCTTTTTGAAATCATATGGATACCACCAGATCTGCGAGTGAGCGGGTTCTGTTCATATCTTATCATACTTGGAAAACCAGCAAGAAAAATCATCTGCCAACTTTTAAAGTTGTTGGAGATTATCCATGCTGCCAACAGATTTGCTTCCAGGTTTACAATAGCTGATCTGGTGTTCCTCCCTGATCTGGGTTGTATAGCTTTTAAGAAAGGAGTAAAAATAAGGTGGAACCTCAGGAGAGAGGAGTACAAACTCAACATGGGTGATGTAGCTAGCATAATTAGCTGCTGGTTCAGGTTTAACCGCAGGAAGCTTGAAGCGCTGGAAGCAGGGATCCATGAGCTTCGTCCTGGCCAAGGTGACTCTCCAATGTTTGTTGATATATTAGTTAAGGATCTTAGAAGCCCCACACATGAGACTGGTCTCAGTGCCAATTATAGAGGTTTCTACAAAAATTGTAGTGCTCTGAGATCTTGTTCGGCCCACATGAATTTGTTCACCTCTTTGGACATTCGTAAGGACTTCATGGTTGGTTCTGCTGATTGGGGTAATTTTGTCAAGGCTTTGGGTGATATCAAACTTCCAGGCTGGTATCGTACTGCTATGCGATCACCTGAAATGAGGAAAGTACTCTTCTTTGAGTTTAATGATCCACATACTGGGGAGTTACGAGGCAAAAGATATCGTGCCTTATCAGTTTTTTCATGGCTTGAATTTGCGCGGATATTTATTAAGCACATGAAGAAAGGGCTG TGTACCGATAAACAGGCAACAGCACTTCTCTGTGTGATATTCTCGAATATTGTACCTGTTGTGGAGAAGAAACTTACTTACAGTTACAGGCCACCAGCTAAGGAGAAGAGCAATGAAAGCTTTACAGTTGAAGAAATCCTGGACCCATCATAG